The following are encoded in a window of Halosolutus halophilus genomic DNA:
- a CDS encoding winged helix-turn-helix domain-containing protein: MPLEFSSTDDAPPFRDVITVLDDEDCRTIISVLDEPMTVPEIAEAADLPLSSTYRKLDRLTEARLATETTGVRRGRHHKSRYVVDFDRISVGLDDELEFRVDIDRSTHHSLGLWSNVTQEF; encoded by the coding sequence ATGCCACTCGAGTTCTCTTCGACCGACGATGCACCTCCGTTCCGGGACGTCATCACCGTCCTGGACGACGAGGACTGTCGGACGATTATCTCCGTGCTCGACGAACCGATGACGGTGCCGGAGATCGCCGAGGCAGCGGATCTCCCCCTCTCGTCGACCTATCGCAAACTCGATCGCCTGACCGAGGCGCGGCTCGCTACCGAGACCACCGGAGTTCGACGCGGACGCCACCACAAGTCGCGGTACGTCGTCGATTTCGATCGCATCTCGGTCGGTCTGGACGACGAACTGGAGTTTCGCGTCGACATCGATCGGTCGACCCACCACTCCCTGGGTCTCTGGTCGAACGTAACGCAGGAGTTCTGA
- the msrA gene encoding peptide-methionine (S)-S-oxide reductase MsrA — protein sequence MTDSATFGGGCFWCVEAAFKELEGVESVTSGYAGGHTENPSYREVCSGTTGHAEVVRVTFDPDEIGYDDLLEVFFAVHDPTQRNRQGPDVGTQYRSIVLYESDEQREQAEAYIDALDEEYDDDVVTELEPLETFYRAEDKHQDYFEKNPQDAYCRMHAAPKVEKVREKFDAKLERA from the coding sequence ATGACCGACAGCGCGACGTTCGGCGGCGGCTGTTTCTGGTGTGTCGAAGCGGCGTTCAAGGAACTCGAGGGCGTCGAGTCCGTCACCTCCGGATACGCCGGGGGCCACACCGAGAACCCGTCCTACCGGGAAGTCTGTTCCGGGACGACCGGTCACGCCGAGGTCGTCCGCGTGACCTTCGATCCCGACGAGATCGGATACGACGACCTCCTCGAGGTGTTCTTCGCGGTCCACGATCCGACACAGCGCAACCGGCAGGGACCGGACGTCGGCACGCAGTACCGATCGATCGTGCTCTACGAGTCCGACGAGCAACGCGAGCAGGCCGAGGCGTACATCGACGCACTCGACGAGGAGTACGACGACGACGTCGTCACCGAACTGGAACCGTTGGAGACGTTCTACCGGGCCGAGGACAAACACCAGGACTACTTCGAGAAGAACCCGCAGGACGCCTACTGCCGGATGCACGCCGCGCCGAAAGTCGAGAAGGTCCGCGAGAAGTTCGACGCGAAACTCGAACGGGCCTGA
- a CDS encoding 2,5-diamino-6-(ribosylamino)-4(3H)-pyrimidinone 5'-phosphate reductase, which translates to MHVVVNAATSADGKLSSRRREQIAISGDEDFDRVDRLRAEGDAVVVGVGTVLADDPHLTVKDEALRAERRADGRSANPARVAVDSKARTPPDAEILDDAATTYVCVSEAAPVDRRVELADHAELVTAGENRVDLLRAFAALEDQGLDRIMVEGGGELIFSLFEAGLVDELRVFVGPTIIGGRDAPTLVDGEGFVEDFPTLELAAVERLDDGVLLTWRTGE; encoded by the coding sequence ATGCACGTCGTCGTCAACGCCGCCACGAGCGCGGACGGCAAACTCTCCTCGCGCCGCCGCGAACAGATCGCGATCAGCGGCGATGAGGACTTCGACCGCGTCGATCGACTTCGGGCCGAGGGCGACGCCGTCGTCGTCGGCGTCGGCACCGTCCTCGCGGACGATCCACACCTGACCGTGAAAGACGAGGCCCTCCGTGCGGAGCGCCGGGCGGACGGCCGATCGGCCAACCCGGCCCGCGTCGCCGTCGATTCGAAGGCCCGAACGCCGCCCGACGCAGAGATCCTCGACGACGCGGCGACGACCTACGTCTGCGTGAGCGAGGCCGCACCCGTCGACCGGCGCGTGGAACTCGCCGATCACGCGGAACTGGTGACCGCGGGGGAGAATCGCGTCGACTTGTTGCGCGCGTTTGCCGCGTTGGAGGACCAGGGACTCGATCGGATCATGGTCGAGGGCGGCGGCGAACTCATTTTTTCGCTGTTCGAGGCCGGCCTCGTCGACGAACTCCGGGTGTTCGTCGGGCCGACGATCATCGGCGGGCGCGACGCGCCGACGCTGGTCGACGGCGAAGGGTTCGTCGAGGACTTCCCGACGCTCGAACTCGCGGCGGTCGAGCGACTCGACGATGGAGTGTTGTTGACGTGGCGGACGGGAGAGTAG
- a CDS encoding alpha/beta hydrolase, with product MDNERLRSQAKRLIVWLVAVGIFVFVGVVVYFGTPFHGTAASIAGVQENPDVTVTQRGETYVLEPSTGDSAAGDDSTVGLVFYPGGRVHPDAYLASLAPLASDADVTVVVPKLPLNLAVLDQGAASRYVSESSIEAWYVGGHSLGGAMACRYAESNPASVDGVVLFASYCDRDISGTEIDVLSVTGSADTVLDRDAFDSNRANLPPDATVRELPLNHSQFGAYRGQPGDEPSGLDYDTAHERLADVTVPWFVREANSATPSDRSSSVSCAAEYCRIGP from the coding sequence ATGGATAACGAACGCCTCCGCAGCCAGGCCAAGCGACTGATCGTGTGGCTCGTCGCTGTCGGGATTTTCGTCTTCGTGGGCGTGGTGGTGTACTTCGGGACGCCGTTTCACGGGACGGCGGCCAGTATCGCGGGGGTTCAGGAGAACCCCGATGTGACGGTCACACAGCGGGGCGAAACCTACGTCCTCGAACCGTCGACGGGTGATTCGGCGGCCGGGGACGATTCGACGGTCGGCCTCGTCTTCTATCCGGGCGGGCGCGTCCACCCGGACGCCTACCTCGCCTCACTCGCGCCGCTCGCCAGTGACGCCGACGTGACCGTCGTCGTCCCGAAACTGCCGCTAAACCTCGCCGTCCTCGACCAGGGTGCAGCCTCGAGGTACGTCTCCGAGTCGTCGATCGAGGCCTGGTACGTCGGCGGCCACTCGCTGGGCGGCGCGATGGCCTGTCGGTATGCGGAGTCCAACCCGGCGAGCGTCGACGGCGTCGTCCTCTTCGCGTCGTACTGCGACAGGGACATCTCGGGAACCGAAATCGACGTCCTGAGCGTGACCGGGAGTGCGGATACGGTCCTCGATCGCGACGCCTTCGATTCGAACCGTGCGAACCTCCCACCGGACGCGACGGTTCGGGAACTCCCGCTGAATCACTCACAGTTCGGGGCCTATCGGGGCCAACCTGGCGACGAACCGAGCGGTCTCGACTACGACACCGCCCACGAGCGACTGGCCGACGTGACCGTCCCGTGGTTCGTTCGCGAGGCTAACTCGGCTACCCCGTCGGATCGATCCTCGAGTGTATCGTGTGCGGCGGAGTACTGCCGGATCGGTCCCTGA
- a CDS encoding Single-stranded DNA binding protein: MELEDHAEDLASDLGVDKEEVKADLQNLVEYSVPVNEAKQSLRRKYGDGGGGGGGTPSATDIGEITTDDGNVTVTGVVLTAGKRSIRYQGDDHVIVEGRLADETGVIDYTAWEDFGLSPGDTITAGNAGVREWDGEPELNLGESTSLSFVDESIDAAGEIGGDAQLADLQTGDRAVNVEVAVVECERRTIDGRDGETDILSGVFGDESGRLPFTNWDPAPAIEEGGPVRIENAYVQEFRGVPEINVSEFSTVSAIDSEIEVGADATTMAIGEAVRTGGIYDVELVGNVLAVRDGSGLIQRCPECYRVIQKGQCRTHGDVDGIDDLRVKAILDDGTGTVTVVLDDELTEQVYDGTLEDALEQAREAMDQEVVADTIRERIVGREYRVRGHLSVDEYGANLDAERFEESDDDPAARATAFLEEVDA, translated from the coding sequence ATGGAACTCGAAGATCATGCCGAGGATCTCGCCTCCGACCTCGGTGTCGACAAAGAGGAGGTCAAAGCAGACCTGCAGAACCTGGTGGAGTACAGCGTCCCGGTGAACGAGGCCAAACAGAGCCTGCGCCGAAAGTACGGCGACGGGGGCGGCGGCGGTGGCGGCACGCCGTCCGCCACGGATATCGGCGAGATCACGACCGACGACGGCAACGTGACCGTCACCGGCGTCGTCCTCACGGCGGGCAAACGATCGATCCGCTACCAGGGCGACGACCACGTCATCGTCGAGGGTCGACTCGCCGACGAGACCGGCGTCATCGACTACACGGCGTGGGAAGACTTCGGACTCTCGCCGGGCGATACGATCACCGCGGGCAACGCCGGCGTCCGCGAGTGGGACGGCGAACCGGAACTCAACCTCGGCGAGAGTACGTCGCTGTCGTTCGTCGACGAATCGATCGACGCCGCAGGCGAGATCGGCGGCGACGCGCAACTCGCCGATCTCCAGACGGGCGACCGTGCAGTGAACGTCGAGGTCGCCGTCGTCGAGTGCGAACGGCGAACGATCGACGGCCGAGACGGCGAGACGGACATCTTGAGCGGCGTCTTCGGCGACGAGAGCGGCCGATTGCCCTTCACGAACTGGGATCCCGCACCCGCGATCGAGGAGGGCGGCCCCGTCCGCATCGAGAACGCCTACGTTCAGGAGTTCCGTGGAGTACCCGAGATCAACGTCTCCGAGTTCTCGACCGTCTCGGCGATCGATAGCGAGATCGAGGTCGGCGCGGACGCGACGACGATGGCGATCGGCGAGGCCGTGCGGACCGGCGGCATCTACGACGTCGAACTCGTCGGGAACGTGCTCGCAGTGCGCGACGGATCCGGGCTGATCCAGCGCTGTCCGGAGTGTTACCGCGTCATCCAGAAGGGACAATGTCGCACCCACGGCGACGTGGACGGCATCGACGACCTGCGAGTGAAGGCGATCCTCGACGACGGCACCGGCACCGTCACGGTCGTCCTGGACGACGAGTTGACCGAGCAGGTCTACGACGGCACTCTGGAAGACGCCCTCGAGCAGGCCCGCGAGGCGATGGACCAGGAAGTGGTCGCGGACACGATCCGCGAGCGAATCGTCGGCCGCGAGTACCGCGTCCGCGGTCACCTCTCGGTCGACGAGTACGGCGCGAACCTGGACGCCGAGCGCTTCGAGGAGAGCGACGACGATCCGGCCGCGCGCGCGACGGCCTTCCTCGAGGAGGTGGACGCATGA
- a CDS encoding metallophosphoesterase, with amino-acid sequence MADDSRRSTPVHVEPVPGEPAATATIEGERTLLVADYHAGYEAGLRYERGVDVPSHAPDRRERLLGLIERIVPSRLVVLGDLMHSIGDPGGAERGELEVLFDHVSTGIDVTVVKGNHDGGIEDWLADATVVPGEGVALGDVGVCHGHTWPAPSVLECEVVCLGHEHPCVRLEDEVGGSHVERAWLRGRIEPTVFRDRSAYDGLSWLGDDGPEPPRLVVVPAFNDLVGGTWINVAGQSFLAPFLPDGLADGEAYLLDGTRLGPYRSV; translated from the coding sequence ATGGCCGACGACTCGCGGCGATCGACGCCGGTCCACGTCGAACCCGTTCCCGGAGAACCGGCGGCGACGGCGACGATCGAGGGGGAACGAACCCTGCTCGTCGCCGACTACCACGCGGGCTACGAGGCCGGTCTCCGCTACGAGCGCGGCGTCGACGTCCCCAGCCACGCGCCCGATCGACGCGAGCGGTTGCTGGGACTCATCGAGCGGATCGTCCCATCGCGACTCGTCGTCCTCGGCGATCTCATGCACTCGATCGGCGATCCGGGCGGCGCCGAACGCGGCGAACTCGAGGTCCTGTTCGACCACGTTTCGACAGGGATCGACGTCACGGTGGTAAAGGGGAACCACGACGGCGGGATCGAGGACTGGCTCGCGGACGCGACCGTCGTTCCGGGAGAGGGCGTCGCGCTGGGCGACGTCGGCGTCTGTCACGGCCACACCTGGCCCGCCCCGTCGGTCCTCGAGTGCGAGGTCGTTTGTCTGGGACACGAGCATCCCTGCGTACGGCTCGAAGACGAGGTCGGCGGCAGTCACGTCGAACGAGCGTGGCTCCGCGGTCGGATCGAGCCGACCGTCTTTCGCGACCGATCGGCCTACGACGGCCTGTCGTGGCTCGGGGACGACGGCCCGGAACCGCCACGGCTGGTAGTCGTGCCGGCGTTCAACGACCTCGTCGGCGGGACGTGGATCAACGTCGCCGGGCAGTCGTTTCTCGCGCCGTTTCTCCCGGACGGACTGGCCGACGGCGAGGCCTACCTGCTCGACGGAACGCGGCTCGGCCCCTACCGATCGGTCTGA
- a CDS encoding molybdopterin-dependent oxidoreductase — protein MTDHDHDRIVQSLSSPIRIVAEEHVTVLPDGPIRSREIEIVCDSGDRYTDRWQGVPVLDLLERASVPAETTHLLVESTDGYRVCVDVEAALAGLVAIARNGIPLAAAAEYESRFVSDATRGPRTVKDVRRIETRSLSPGEDPDAYERLG, from the coding sequence ATGACCGATCACGATCACGACCGCATCGTCCAGTCGCTTTCCTCGCCGATTCGGATCGTCGCCGAGGAACACGTGACCGTGCTCCCCGACGGTCCGATCCGCAGTCGCGAGATCGAGATCGTCTGTGACTCCGGCGATCGATACACCGATCGCTGGCAGGGCGTTCCCGTCCTCGACCTGCTCGAGCGCGCTTCGGTTCCGGCGGAGACGACCCACCTACTCGTCGAATCGACCGACGGCTACCGCGTCTGTGTCGACGTCGAGGCCGCGCTCGCGGGACTCGTCGCCATCGCCAGAAACGGGATCCCCCTCGCCGCCGCGGCGGAGTACGAATCGCGGTTCGTCTCGGACGCGACGCGAGGCCCGCGGACGGTAAAAGACGTCAGGCGGATCGAAACGCGGTCGCTCTCTCCCGGCGAGGACCCGGACGCGTACGAGCGACTCGGGTGA
- a CDS encoding helix-turn-helix domain-containing protein, whose amino-acid sequence MIVEEHQQRLAPEQIEPVPDDLDSAQAKLVYLYLAATGGSTVEDLSRTLAMKKISVLSLLNALSSGGYVEQRDESYVVIG is encoded by the coding sequence ATGATAGTTGAGGAACACCAACAGCGTCTCGCTCCGGAACAGATCGAACCGGTGCCCGACGACCTCGACTCGGCACAGGCGAAGCTCGTGTACCTCTATCTCGCGGCGACGGGTGGATCGACTGTCGAAGATCTGAGCCGCACGCTAGCGATGAAGAAAATCTCCGTTCTGAGTCTGCTCAACGCCCTGTCGAGCGGTGGGTACGTCGAGCAACGCGACGAGTCGTACGTCGTCATCGGGTGA
- the glnA gene encoding type I glutamate--ammonia ligase, whose protein sequence is MTDGNLTSAEENVIERIEAADVDFLRLQFTDILGTVKNVSVPARQAEKAFTEGIYFDGSSIEGFVRIQESDMRLVPDPETFAILPWRRTEDSAAARMICDVYDTSTGDPFEGDPRYVLKQALERADDLGYTVSAAPEPEFFMFEEDEDGRATTETADHGGYFDLAPKDLASDVRRDIIYGLEDMDFEIEASHHEVARGQYEINFEYDDALTTADNVGTFRTVVRAIAAEHDLHATFMPKPIPKINGSGMHTHLSLMTEDGENAFHDEGDEFNLSETAHSFLAGILEHAPAITAVANPTVNSYKRLVPGYEAPVYVAWSDRNRSALIRKPAARVPAASRIELRSPDPSCNPYLAIAVMIHAGLDGIEKDLEAPDPVRENIYEFDEQKREEYGIETLPSNLGAAVDALEEDEAIYEALGDHVAPKFVEAKRQEFEEYLVDVSQWELDRYLETF, encoded by the coding sequence ATGACGGATGGGAACCTGACTTCGGCAGAAGAGAACGTGATCGAACGAATCGAGGCTGCGGACGTCGACTTCCTCAGACTCCAGTTCACAGACATTCTGGGGACGGTCAAGAACGTCTCGGTGCCGGCCCGCCAGGCCGAGAAGGCCTTCACCGAGGGGATCTACTTCGACGGCTCCTCGATCGAGGGCTTCGTGCGTATCCAGGAATCGGACATGCGTCTCGTCCCGGATCCGGAGACGTTCGCGATTCTCCCGTGGAGACGCACCGAAGACAGTGCAGCGGCCCGGATGATCTGTGACGTCTACGACACCTCGACGGGCGACCCCTTCGAGGGCGATCCGCGCTACGTGCTCAAACAGGCGCTCGAGCGTGCGGACGACCTCGGGTATACGGTCAGTGCGGCTCCCGAACCCGAGTTCTTCATGTTCGAGGAGGACGAAGACGGCCGTGCGACGACGGAAACCGCGGATCACGGCGGCTACTTCGATCTCGCCCCGAAAGACCTCGCCTCCGACGTGCGCCGGGACATCATCTACGGGCTCGAGGACATGGATTTCGAGATCGAGGCCAGCCACCACGAGGTCGCTCGCGGCCAGTACGAGATCAACTTCGAGTACGACGACGCGCTCACGACGGCGGACAACGTCGGCACCTTCCGCACCGTCGTCCGCGCCATCGCGGCCGAACACGACCTCCACGCGACGTTCATGCCCAAGCCGATTCCGAAGATCAACGGCTCGGGGATGCACACCCACCTCTCGCTGATGACTGAGGACGGCGAGAACGCGTTCCACGACGAGGGCGACGAGTTCAACCTGAGCGAGACCGCTCACTCGTTCCTCGCGGGTATCCTCGAACACGCGCCCGCGATCACCGCGGTCGCGAACCCGACGGTCAACAGCTACAAGCGCCTGGTGCCGGGCTACGAGGCACCCGTCTACGTCGCCTGGTCCGACCGGAACCGATCGGCGCTGATCCGGAAGCCGGCCGCCCGCGTCCCGGCGGCCTCCCGGATCGAACTCCGCTCGCCCGATCCGTCCTGTAACCCCTACCTCGCCATCGCCGTCATGATCCACGCCGGACTGGACGGCATCGAGAAGGACCTCGAGGCCCCCGATCCGGTCCGCGAGAACATCTACGAGTTCGACGAACAGAAACGCGAGGAGTACGGCATCGAGACGTTGCCGTCGAACCTGGGCGCGGCCGTCGACGCCCTCGAGGAAGACGAGGCCATCTACGAGGCGCTCGGCGACCACGTCGCACCCAAGTTCGTCGAGGCCAAGCGCCAGGAGTTCGAGGAGTACCTCGTCGACGTCTCCCAGTGGGAACTCGACCGCTACCTCGAGACGTTCTGA
- a CDS encoding phage terminase large subunit family protein, with the protein MTRSTTRGHDAGPVRRKSTLYCPECDHANAIDGDWTRRVRGETVEYACPACGTAITRRPRSSEADHRKTPTTAWGRAVRHSIGVWRATVDASVLGVRAMTNLTERAR; encoded by the coding sequence ATGACTCGGTCCACTACACGCGGTCACGACGCGGGACCAGTGCGACGGAAGTCGACACTGTACTGCCCGGAGTGTGACCACGCGAACGCGATCGACGGCGACTGGACCCGCCGCGTTCGGGGCGAGACCGTCGAGTACGCCTGCCCGGCGTGTGGAACGGCGATCACCAGACGGCCGCGATCGAGCGAGGCTGACCACCGCAAGACGCCGACGACGGCGTGGGGACGAGCCGTCCGGCACTCGATCGGCGTCTGGCGGGCCACCGTCGATGCGAGTGTCCTGGGCGTGCGTGCGATGACGAACCTGACCGAGAGAGCCCGGTAA
- a CDS encoding peptidase M10A and M12B matrixin and adamalysin gives MNRRVFLGALGSIASLGTIGYATRDPVERLEVRVWFTERADEYDAVATRVSGYLGRILDLNHWSLDLSIGGVVPVSTEDGARVTNQGEWPRAIAAGAIGRRDLEPASDVNLLVTDGQMTDAPTGYGVRHVASVGGARHIARLPPFDELFASVPAADRRRKIVPNTPPTRTMQVLVHEIGHALGLHHDHGVAYRYGDAIVATPMLSSYAWSPPFDADESSCGTTYPDPEGLDRKLSLVFSACTRRELENYSGSFTG, from the coding sequence GTGAACCGGCGCGTCTTCCTGGGGGCCCTCGGTTCGATCGCGTCACTCGGCACCATCGGGTACGCGACGCGAGACCCCGTCGAGCGCCTCGAAGTCCGGGTGTGGTTCACGGAGCGAGCCGACGAGTACGATGCGGTCGCGACCCGTGTCAGCGGCTATCTCGGCCGGATTCTCGACCTCAATCACTGGTCGCTGGACCTCTCGATCGGCGGCGTCGTGCCCGTCTCGACCGAGGACGGCGCGCGCGTCACCAACCAGGGTGAGTGGCCCCGCGCCATCGCCGCTGGGGCGATCGGCCGACGCGACCTCGAGCCGGCGTCCGACGTCAACCTGCTCGTCACGGACGGCCAGATGACCGACGCACCGACGGGATACGGCGTTCGACACGTCGCGTCGGTCGGTGGTGCCCGACACATCGCCCGACTCCCACCGTTCGACGAGTTGTTCGCGTCGGTGCCCGCGGCCGACAGACGCCGGAAGATCGTCCCGAACACGCCGCCGACGCGGACGATGCAGGTGCTCGTCCACGAGATCGGTCACGCGCTCGGTTTGCACCACGATCACGGCGTCGCCTACAGGTACGGCGACGCCATCGTGGCGACCCCGATGCTCAGTAGTTACGCCTGGTCACCGCCGTTCGACGCCGACGAGTCTTCGTGTGGCACGACCTATCCGGATCCGGAGGGTCTCGATCGAAAGCTCAGCCTCGTGTTTTCGGCCTGTACCCGTCGAGAACTGGAGAACTACAGCGGGAGTTTCACCGGGTGA
- a CDS encoding winged helix-turn-helix domain-containing protein, producing the protein MKLRQPTDFLILEELEDKGRNVATNLAEHTGKSRKNINTRLPVLEDYGLVSKIGPAERSGLYEITSMGKAALVYRDQYDDVDDFESLIEGPNAGTTTEAEQRANFARGDTDRDDEN; encoded by the coding sequence GTGAAATTACGTCAACCGACCGACTTCTTGATCCTCGAAGAACTCGAGGACAAGGGGCGAAACGTCGCAACGAATCTGGCTGAGCACACGGGCAAGAGTCGAAAGAATATCAACACCAGACTGCCGGTCCTCGAGGACTACGGCCTAGTCTCCAAGATCGGTCCCGCAGAGCGCTCCGGACTCTACGAAATCACCTCGATGGGGAAAGCCGCTCTCGTTTACCGGGATCAGTACGACGACGTGGACGACTTCGAGTCACTCATCGAAGGCCCTAACGCCGGTACGACGACGGAGGCAGAGCAGCGAGCCAATTTCGCCCGCGGCGATACCGACAGGGACGACGAGAATTGA
- the otsB gene encoding trehalose-phosphatase produces MHAQTPPVPFDEAIDRLRRAVRDASKLLLCLDFDGTLAPIVEDPDDAGATLANEAAVATLAAELRVTTAVVSGRALADVRERVDGPDIYAGNHGLELEREGTIAVHPVARNRAARLARLCSLLERTVGTVPNCRIENKRLTGTVHLRSVPEAVRPFVRRRTRALVDRFGGDGLELSTGKRILEIGPAIPWGKGNAVELIEADLPGETVSVYVGDDVTDESAFRAVEPDGFGVRVGDDEPSAASLRVESPDDVAVTLEWFGSIGVELLDQ; encoded by the coding sequence ATGCACGCACAGACCCCACCGGTCCCGTTCGACGAGGCGATCGATCGTCTTCGCCGAGCGGTTCGGGACGCCTCGAAGCTGTTGCTCTGTCTGGACTTCGACGGCACGCTCGCACCGATCGTCGAGGACCCGGACGACGCCGGCGCGACGCTGGCGAACGAGGCTGCGGTGGCAACGCTCGCGGCGGAACTGCGCGTCACGACGGCCGTCGTGAGCGGCCGCGCGCTCGCGGACGTCCGAGAACGGGTCGACGGGCCGGACATCTACGCCGGCAATCACGGTCTCGAACTCGAACGGGAGGGAACGATCGCCGTCCACCCGGTCGCCCGGAACCGGGCGGCCCGACTCGCACGGCTCTGTTCGCTCCTCGAGCGGACCGTCGGGACCGTTCCGAACTGTCGAATCGAGAACAAGCGATTGACGGGGACGGTACACCTTCGATCGGTCCCGGAGGCCGTACGGCCCTTCGTTCGCCGGCGGACGCGGGCGCTCGTCGATCGATTCGGGGGAGACGGCCTCGAGCTATCGACCGGGAAACGAATCCTCGAAATCGGGCCGGCCATCCCGTGGGGGAAGGGGAACGCGGTGGAGTTGATCGAGGCGGACCTGCCCGGCGAGACGGTGTCGGTCTACGTCGGCGACGACGTCACCGACGAATCGGCGTTCCGGGCCGTCGAACCGGACGGGTTCGGTGTCCGCGTCGGCGATGACGAACCGTCGGCGGCGTCCCTGCGAGTCGAGTCACCCGACGACGTCGCGGTCACGCTCGAGTGGTTCGGATCGATCGGTGTCGAATTGCTCGACCAGTAG